Proteins found in one Bordetella genomosp. 9 genomic segment:
- a CDS encoding helix-turn-helix transcriptional regulator: MTTVLIEEYAILRIAIQHILETARSPESVMAMAPIKLNELSLSAVRPVELLVLGVTGMTENDLHMLSASMTLLAPRHTLVLHDTLDPRFLLEAARSGACGLLPKSSTPEAITAAVHLVLAGGQCFPRTIVEATQATPHMPGRGHTAIRMLTPRQEEILRLLAKGRTMREISREIGISVATVKSHARTLYWKLNARNQAEAAYIAVQEGLLRDEPPAPSITHENGDAPPG; encoded by the coding sequence ATGACTACCGTCCTGATCGAGGAATATGCCATTCTGCGCATCGCTATCCAACACATACTGGAAACGGCGCGCAGTCCAGAAAGCGTCATGGCAATGGCGCCCATCAAATTGAATGAGTTATCACTGTCCGCTGTCAGACCGGTCGAGTTGCTGGTGCTGGGCGTGACGGGGATGACCGAAAATGATCTGCATATGTTGTCGGCGTCGATGACGCTGCTGGCGCCACGCCATACGCTGGTGCTGCACGACACGTTGGATCCGCGTTTCCTGCTGGAAGCGGCGCGCTCGGGCGCCTGCGGGCTGCTGCCCAAGTCGTCGACACCCGAGGCGATTACGGCGGCCGTGCATCTGGTACTGGCGGGCGGGCAATGCTTTCCGCGGACCATCGTCGAAGCGACGCAGGCCACGCCGCATATGCCTGGGCGCGGGCATACGGCGATACGCATGCTGACGCCGCGGCAGGAGGAGATACTGCGCCTGCTTGCGAAGGGCCGCACCATGCGTGAAATCAGCCGCGAGATCGGGATATCCGTGGCGACGGTCAAGAGCCACGCGCGGACCCTGTATTGGAAGCTGAATGCGCGGAACCAGGCCGAGGCGGCCTATATCGCGGTGCAGGAGGGCCTGCTGCGGGACGAGCCTCCCGCGCCTTCCATCACGCATGAAAACGGTGATGCGCCGCCGGGGTAG
- a CDS encoding glycosyltransferase WbuB, giving the protein MKIVLYGINFAPELTGTGKYTGEMAAWLAARGHDVTAITAPPYYPQWKVQAGYRAGRYATQEWQGVKVLRAPLWVPPKPGGVKRLLHLATFALSSLPLLLACGARRPDVILVVEPPLFCAPAAAAMARLCGARAWLHIQDYEVDAAFELGLLKGRALKRMVAGMERWLMRRFDRVSTISTRMLALARRKGVDESRLVLFPNWIDVAAARDGRDAFDYRGLLGIGQDDIVAVYSGNMGGKQGLETLADLARILRRRPDIHFIFCGEGHQREDLQRRCAELANVHFLPLQPAERLPALLATADMHLLPQRAGAADLVMPSKLTGMLASGRPVICGTAAGTELAYVVSLCGIIVQPENAPAMARAVLRLAASPTRRAALGRAALEYARTQLHTDTVLERLEQQLQELVAPGAAALRAR; this is encoded by the coding sequence ATGAAGATCGTCCTGTACGGCATCAACTTCGCGCCCGAGCTCACCGGCACCGGCAAATACACCGGTGAAATGGCCGCCTGGCTGGCGGCGCGCGGGCATGACGTGACGGCGATCACGGCGCCGCCCTACTACCCGCAATGGAAGGTCCAGGCAGGGTATCGGGCGGGGCGCTATGCGACGCAGGAATGGCAGGGCGTCAAGGTGCTGCGGGCGCCGCTCTGGGTGCCGCCCAAGCCCGGCGGCGTCAAGCGGCTGCTGCATCTCGCCACCTTCGCCCTGTCCAGCCTGCCGCTGCTGCTGGCCTGCGGCGCGCGTCGGCCGGACGTGATACTCGTGGTCGAGCCTCCGCTCTTCTGCGCGCCCGCCGCGGCCGCCATGGCGCGCCTGTGCGGCGCGCGAGCGTGGCTGCACATCCAGGACTACGAAGTCGACGCCGCCTTCGAGCTCGGCCTGTTGAAGGGCCGCGCATTGAAACGCATGGTCGCCGGCATGGAGCGCTGGCTGATGCGGCGCTTCGACCGCGTATCGACCATTTCCACGCGCATGCTGGCGCTGGCCCGCCGCAAGGGCGTCGACGAGTCGCGCCTGGTGCTCTTTCCCAACTGGATCGACGTCGCCGCGGCGCGCGATGGCCGCGACGCCTTTGACTATCGCGGCCTGCTGGGGATCGGCCAGGACGATATCGTGGCCGTCTATTCGGGCAACATGGGCGGCAAGCAGGGCCTGGAAACGCTGGCCGACCTGGCTCGCATACTGCGCCGCCGCCCGGACATCCATTTCATTTTCTGCGGCGAAGGCCACCAGCGCGAGGACCTGCAGCGGCGCTGCGCGGAGCTGGCCAACGTCCACTTCCTGCCGCTGCAGCCGGCGGAACGCCTGCCCGCGCTGCTCGCGACCGCCGACATGCATCTTCTCCCGCAACGCGCCGGCGCCGCCGACCTGGTCATGCCGTCCAAGCTGACCGGCATGCTGGCCAGCGGCCGGCCCGTCATCTGCGGCACGGCGGCCGGTACCGAGCTGGCCTACGTCGTGTCCTTGTGCGGCATCATCGTGCAGCCCGAGAACGCGCCGGCCATGGCGCGCGCGGTGCTGCGCCTGGCCGCATCGCCCACCCGGCGCGCAGCCCTGGGCCGCGCCGCGCTCGAGTACGCGCGCACGCAGCTCCATACCGATACGGTGCTGGAGCGGCTGGAACAACAACTACAAGAACTGGTCGCGCCCGGCGCGGCCGCGCTGAGGGCGCGCTGA
- a CDS encoding putative colanic acid biosynthesis acetyltransferase encodes MDTFQRLNQFQMPAGFRGRNALYVQLWWMVQSTAFRYSPQFAYGFRRFLLRLFGAQVGHKVLVRASAKITYPWKVRIGDYSWIGDDVVLYSLADIDIGNHAVVSQRGYLCAGDHDAALPEFPIRGRPIVIEDGAWIATDVFIAPGVTIHRNAVVGARSSVFKDMPSDMVCHGTPCRPVRPRVRTLP; translated from the coding sequence ATGGATACTTTCCAGAGACTCAACCAATTCCAGATGCCGGCTGGCTTCCGCGGCAGGAACGCCCTGTACGTGCAGCTGTGGTGGATGGTGCAAAGCACCGCATTCCGCTATTCGCCACAGTTCGCCTACGGCTTCCGCCGCTTCCTGCTGCGCCTGTTCGGCGCGCAGGTGGGACACAAGGTACTGGTGCGCGCCAGCGCCAAGATCACCTACCCCTGGAAGGTGCGTATCGGCGACTACTCCTGGATCGGCGACGACGTCGTGCTCTACAGCCTGGCCGACATCGATATCGGCAACCATGCCGTGGTTTCCCAGCGCGGTTATCTCTGCGCCGGCGACCATGACGCCGCCCTGCCCGAGTTTCCGATTCGCGGCAGGCCCATCGTCATCGAGGACGGCGCCTGGATCGCGACCGACGTCTTCATCGCGCCGGGCGTCACCATCCACCGCAATGCCGTCGTCGGCGCGCGCAGTTCCGTCTTCAAGGACATGCCGTCCGACATGGTCTGCCACGGCACGCCCTGCCGCCCGGTACGCCCGCGCGTCCGGACACTCCCATGA
- a CDS encoding glycosyltransferase family 2 protein — MTRVPVSVIVMTKNEERNIEKCLRALADFDEVFVVDSHSTDRTVELATGLGAHVVQFQWNKRYPKKKQWCLDNLPFTHDVVLYVDADEVMSPELAREINACLPRFAQGAGGAFVGFNYVFCGKQLNYGHRVYKLILLSRTRSRFLDYNDLDVANMWEVEGHYQPQVTGPVFLLKGRMAHHDHDGLYHYFDKHNKYSDWEANLRVKGLLNDPREANVGMRSLMKRIFAAMPFKAVAAFVHCYILRLGFLDGKAGLDYAVARSMYYWQIGIKSRELRAAMATASPAATAEADALRGGTH; from the coding sequence ATGACCCGCGTACCGGTATCCGTCATCGTCATGACCAAGAACGAGGAACGGAACATCGAGAAGTGCCTCAGGGCGCTGGCCGATTTCGACGAAGTGTTCGTGGTCGATTCCCACAGCACGGATCGCACCGTCGAACTCGCCACCGGCCTCGGCGCCCATGTGGTGCAGTTCCAATGGAACAAGCGCTATCCCAAGAAGAAGCAATGGTGCCTGGACAACCTGCCCTTCACGCACGACGTGGTGCTGTACGTCGACGCCGACGAAGTCATGAGTCCTGAGCTGGCGCGCGAAATCAACGCCTGCCTGCCGCGCTTCGCCCAGGGCGCCGGCGGTGCGTTCGTCGGCTTCAACTACGTGTTCTGCGGCAAGCAGCTGAACTACGGCCATCGCGTCTACAAACTGATCCTGCTGTCGCGGACGCGTTCGCGCTTCCTGGACTACAACGACCTGGACGTGGCGAATATGTGGGAAGTGGAAGGCCATTACCAGCCGCAGGTCACCGGCCCGGTGTTCCTGCTCAAGGGCCGCATGGCGCATCACGACCACGATGGCCTGTACCACTACTTTGACAAGCACAACAAGTATTCCGACTGGGAAGCCAACCTGCGCGTCAAGGGCCTGCTGAACGACCCGCGCGAGGCCAACGTCGGCATGCGTTCCCTGATGAAGCGGATCTTCGCGGCCATGCCCTTCAAGGCGGTCGCCGCCTTCGTGCACTGCTACATCCTGCGCCTGGGCTTCCTGGACGGCAAGGCCGGCCTGGATTACGCTGTGGCGCGCTCCATGTACTACTGGCAGATCGGCATCAAGTCGCGCGAACTGCGCGCCGCGATGGCTACCGCCTCACCCGCCGCCACCGCGGAAGCAGACGCCCTGCGTGGCGGTACCCACTAG
- a CDS encoding glycosyltransferase: protein MVDILFVVPDLHRGGVGRCVHFMLEELPKHGLSTSLFCMREIEHEFTPSKANVTRGVARKLGNRAMQLSAPWSLLKLMSTIRREQPAVVCSHGLICNILVAAARLFMPGSFRTVAFEHNSPSAHYRSTSLGALKRALLRVCYGAHDEVVGVSRGVARDLVAMVPSLKDKCRHIYNGIPLEEVRAQARAPGQALPDDGKLHVVSVGRLVSTKGFQTLIDAACRLDDPDVVFTVIGEGPQRAEFEAQIAARKPGSPVRLVGHVDNPFPMLASADIFLSCSERESFGIVLVEALCLGVPVVATDCPSGPAEILEDGKFGELVPVGDAAAVAHAIQSLAADRPRREHLSDLGPQRAADFSLERHCRNVADLFQPLLRKGGLDRVGART, encoded by the coding sequence ATGGTTGATATCCTATTCGTTGTCCCGGACCTGCATCGCGGTGGCGTGGGCCGATGCGTCCACTTCATGCTGGAAGAACTGCCCAAGCACGGGCTCAGTACTTCCCTGTTCTGCATGCGCGAAATCGAGCATGAGTTCACGCCCAGCAAGGCCAATGTGACCCGGGGCGTCGCCCGCAAGCTGGGCAACCGCGCGATGCAGCTGTCCGCCCCCTGGAGCCTGCTCAAGCTGATGTCGACGATCCGCCGCGAACAACCCGCGGTGGTGTGCTCGCACGGATTGATCTGCAACATCCTGGTGGCCGCCGCGCGCCTGTTCATGCCCGGCAGCTTCCGCACGGTCGCCTTCGAGCACAACAGCCCGTCGGCCCACTACCGCTCCACCAGCCTGGGCGCGCTCAAGCGCGCGCTGCTGCGCGTCTGCTACGGCGCGCACGACGAAGTGGTCGGCGTGTCGCGCGGCGTGGCCCGGGACCTGGTCGCCATGGTGCCGTCCCTGAAGGACAAGTGCCGGCACATCTACAACGGCATCCCGCTGGAAGAAGTGCGCGCGCAGGCCCGTGCCCCGGGCCAGGCGCTGCCGGACGACGGCAAGCTGCACGTGGTCTCGGTCGGCCGGCTGGTCAGCACCAAGGGCTTCCAGACCCTGATCGACGCCGCCTGCCGCCTGGACGACCCCGACGTGGTCTTCACCGTCATCGGCGAAGGTCCGCAACGCGCCGAGTTCGAAGCCCAGATCGCCGCGCGCAAGCCCGGCAGTCCGGTCAGGCTGGTCGGCCACGTGGATAACCCTTTCCCGATGCTGGCCAGCGCCGACATCTTCCTGTCGTGTTCCGAGCGCGAAAGCTTCGGCATCGTCCTGGTCGAAGCGCTGTGCCTGGGCGTGCCGGTGGTGGCGACGGATTGCCCGTCCGGCCCCGCCGAGATCCTGGAAGACGGCAAGTTCGGCGAGCTGGTCCCGGTGGGCGACGCGGCAGCCGTGGCCCATGCCATCCAGTCGCTCGCCGCGGACCGCCCGCGCCGCGAACACCTTTCCGACCTCGGCCCCCAACGGGCCGCGGACTTTTCCCTGGAACGCCATTGCCGCAATGTGGCCGACCTCTTCCAGCCCCTGCTGCGCAAAGGGGGCTTGGACCGCGTAGGAGCACGCACATGA
- a CDS encoding O-antigen ligase family protein codes for MRHVQRHYSTVPLLCAFLFTSLAMSNEALVIAVGGFKLSLFDLIFVAILAVKFFRLADPDAYRLPSPPVTALMGLNLLAWGYLIYMAPPPPGIELSDTFRDMRIIVYFLITPYLCYKDIDGPAAYRKLQWAIVAAGLAVAAQMIIKVAIGFSTVDPVRDVNLGIWGIPMAITSILYFREVLGLKSRTAYFLIMFMFMALVFSLNRSQYLQLAITVGIAVVLGGKVGALKRVTVIFAPAIVAGLVVFYAIGYLDVLASRVLTVEALDDDSSYGARVQEYEGQMGQFREKPFFGHGAGYRFWVMGEDGFELGTFAHNSWAFYLMKFGLVGTIVIMGPPLLLLILSLSRRNGNVGLDMHRRYLIACVPIYVFIDSLSGGLAYAPKTALTGFLLTYCLSLMRNYQPPRPPFEAAAARSVAPVRPVPPAWPPQGDPRPIVTGQSPGKTAYPRLPHHG; via the coding sequence ATGCGCCACGTCCAAAGGCATTATTCGACCGTCCCGCTGCTGTGCGCCTTCCTGTTCACCTCGCTCGCGATGAGCAACGAGGCGCTGGTGATCGCGGTGGGCGGCTTCAAGCTGTCGCTGTTCGACCTGATCTTCGTCGCCATACTGGCGGTCAAGTTCTTCAGGCTGGCCGATCCCGACGCCTATCGCCTGCCCTCTCCGCCCGTCACCGCGCTGATGGGCCTGAACCTGCTGGCCTGGGGCTACCTGATCTACATGGCGCCGCCCCCGCCGGGCATCGAGCTGAGCGACACCTTCCGGGACATGCGCATCATCGTGTATTTCCTGATCACGCCCTACCTTTGCTACAAGGACATCGACGGACCCGCGGCCTATCGCAAGCTGCAATGGGCCATCGTGGCGGCCGGCCTGGCCGTGGCGGCGCAGATGATCATCAAGGTGGCGATCGGCTTCAGCACGGTGGATCCGGTCCGCGACGTGAACCTGGGGATCTGGGGCATACCGATGGCGATCACGTCCATCCTGTACTTCCGCGAAGTGCTGGGATTGAAGTCGCGCACGGCCTACTTCCTGATCATGTTCATGTTCATGGCCCTGGTGTTCTCGCTGAACCGCAGCCAGTACCTGCAGCTGGCGATCACCGTGGGCATCGCCGTGGTGCTGGGCGGCAAGGTCGGCGCGCTCAAGCGCGTCACGGTGATATTCGCGCCGGCCATCGTCGCGGGCCTGGTGGTGTTCTACGCCATCGGCTACCTGGACGTGCTGGCCAGCCGCGTGCTGACCGTCGAGGCGCTGGACGACGATTCGAGCTACGGCGCGCGTGTACAGGAATACGAAGGCCAGATGGGCCAGTTCCGCGAAAAGCCCTTCTTTGGCCACGGCGCGGGCTATCGCTTCTGGGTCATGGGCGAAGACGGTTTCGAGCTGGGCACCTTCGCGCACAACTCGTGGGCCTTCTACCTGATGAAGTTCGGCCTGGTCGGCACGATCGTCATCATGGGCCCGCCATTGCTGCTCCTGATCCTGTCGCTGTCCAGGCGCAACGGCAACGTCGGGCTGGACATGCATCGCCGCTACCTGATCGCCTGCGTGCCCATCTACGTCTTCATCGACTCGCTCTCGGGCGGCCTGGCCTACGCGCCCAAGACCGCCCTGACCGGTTTTTTGTTGACCTACTGCCTATCCCTGATGCGCAACTACCAACCGCCGCGGCCTCCCTTCGAGGCGGCGGCGGCGCGGTCCGTGGCGCCGGTACGGCCTGTTCCGCCCGCGTGGCCGCCCCAGGGCGATCCGCGTCCGATCGTAACCGGGCAGTCGCCCGGCAAAACCGCCTACCCGAGGTTGCCGCACCATGGTTGA
- a CDS encoding glycosyltransferase family 2 protein yields MRKRHLKSTRDLVDFVSRLQIPPPPQDADSLPKVTVVTPSYNQARFLERTILSVLNQGYPNLEYIIMDGGSTDGSVDIIRKYEPYLAYWESKKDRGQSHAINKGFAMATGDYVGWQNSDDLYCAGALVKLGRAAAKRRPPIVNGHLYIADADNRIFRQVFYTPLTRSKLTIIKASIPNQVALFRRDCLERHGLLKEEMRYCMDLELWSRLLQDGPNVLVPSAMGVYTAHEETKTALLQDVLESEREQIIGDIRATERGIGPLFGLSCRAAKVAAHARQGDLDYLFDKLLHKVAGRDDWNAH; encoded by the coding sequence ATGCGCAAGCGCCATTTGAAATCCACCCGGGACCTGGTCGACTTCGTCAGCCGGCTGCAGATCCCGCCGCCGCCGCAGGACGCCGACAGCCTGCCGAAGGTCACGGTGGTCACGCCGTCGTACAACCAGGCCCGCTTCCTGGAGCGCACCATCCTGTCCGTGCTGAACCAGGGTTATCCCAACCTGGAATACATCATCATGGACGGCGGCTCCACCGACGGCAGCGTGGACATCATCCGCAAGTACGAACCGTACCTGGCCTACTGGGAAAGCAAGAAGGACCGCGGACAGTCGCATGCCATCAACAAGGGCTTCGCCATGGCCACCGGCGACTACGTCGGCTGGCAGAACTCCGACGACCTGTACTGCGCCGGCGCCCTGGTCAAGCTGGGCCGGGCCGCCGCCAAGCGGCGTCCGCCCATCGTCAACGGCCACCTGTACATCGCCGACGCCGACAACCGCATCTTCCGCCAGGTCTTCTACACCCCGCTGACCCGCTCCAAGCTGACGATCATCAAGGCGTCCATTCCCAACCAGGTGGCGCTGTTCCGCCGCGACTGCCTGGAGCGGCACGGCCTGCTGAAGGAAGAAATGCGCTATTGCATGGACCTGGAGCTGTGGAGCCGCCTGCTGCAGGACGGCCCCAACGTCCTGGTGCCTTCCGCCATGGGGGTCTACACCGCCCACGAGGAGACCAAGACCGCCCTGCTGCAGGACGTGCTCGAAAGCGAACGCGAGCAGATCATCGGGGATATCCGCGCCACCGAGCGCGGCATCGGCCCGCTGTTCGGCCTGTCCTGCCGTGCCGCCAAGGTGGCTGCGCACGCGCGGCAGGGCGACCTGGACTATCTGTTCGACAAGCTGCTGCACAAAGTGGCCGGTCGCGACGACTGGAACGCGCACTAG
- a CDS encoding lipopolysaccharide biosynthesis protein, translating into MRVLVKKYISGNASFWGLMEYGLGPLIALAATPILLRQLGTVGFGQFAMIMALAGFGNVANLGAAVTGTKLVSERLHEPGGAMRGASVSFALVGCALVFVMAVALLAWGGVSWLWPHATFGGIAVSTLALPAMIVYLSQQFDQLFTGCLKGREAFATTALCEVGGRFTAYTVTCTVAVMTQSPTLAAMTQAGGLLATGLIKMHLFARRDGHYVVRPLMDRGAMGAAFRFSRWSWLNSLSAVAFGSVDRILVGSLLGPATLAIYTVGAQIGQMIHTASVAVFQKTMPRISHLAAGADSVRAVYREVRRLMAVNLTLSVLGTAVALAISAPVLSLMLGHAYTPGHLMTFRLLIVAAGLLSLNVVAHFSLLGLGNSRAVAVLNGLAGLSMVCVLFMLVAPVGESAAGWARIAYSVTTLYGIYLALRQSRPPPLVPHAQRPVSTATR; encoded by the coding sequence ATGCGTGTGCTCGTCAAGAAATACATCTCCGGAAACGCATCGTTCTGGGGCCTGATGGAATATGGGCTGGGACCGCTGATCGCGCTGGCGGCCACGCCCATACTCCTGCGCCAGCTCGGCACGGTGGGCTTCGGCCAGTTCGCCATGATCATGGCGCTGGCCGGCTTCGGCAACGTCGCCAACCTGGGCGCCGCGGTGACGGGCACCAAGCTGGTGTCCGAGCGCCTGCATGAACCCGGCGGCGCCATGCGCGGCGCCAGCGTCAGCTTCGCCCTGGTGGGCTGTGCGCTGGTCTTCGTGATGGCGGTCGCCCTGCTGGCCTGGGGCGGCGTCTCCTGGCTATGGCCGCACGCCACGTTCGGCGGCATCGCGGTATCCACGCTGGCGCTGCCGGCGATGATCGTCTACCTGAGCCAGCAGTTCGACCAGCTGTTCACCGGCTGCCTGAAAGGACGCGAGGCTTTCGCCACCACCGCGCTGTGCGAGGTCGGCGGCCGCTTCACGGCCTACACCGTCACCTGCACGGTGGCGGTGATGACCCAATCGCCCACGCTGGCCGCCATGACGCAGGCGGGCGGCCTGCTGGCCACCGGATTGATCAAGATGCACCTGTTCGCGCGGCGCGACGGGCACTACGTGGTGCGCCCGCTGATGGACCGCGGCGCCATGGGCGCGGCCTTCCGGTTTTCGCGGTGGTCCTGGCTGAACAGCCTGAGCGCCGTGGCCTTCGGCTCGGTGGACCGCATCCTGGTGGGTTCGCTGCTGGGTCCCGCGACGCTGGCGATCTATACCGTGGGCGCGCAGATCGGCCAGATGATCCATACGGCGTCCGTCGCCGTGTTCCAGAAGACCATGCCGCGCATCAGCCACCTGGCCGCCGGCGCCGACAGCGTGCGGGCCGTGTACCGGGAAGTGCGCCGGCTGATGGCGGTCAACCTGACGCTGTCCGTCCTGGGCACCGCCGTCGCGCTGGCCATCAGCGCCCCCGTGCTCTCCCTGATGCTGGGCCATGCCTACACGCCGGGCCACCTGATGACCTTCCGGCTGCTGATCGTCGCCGCCGGCCTGCTGTCCCTGAACGTCGTGGCGCACTTTTCCCTGCTGGGACTGGGCAATAGCCGCGCGGTCGCCGTGCTGAACGGGCTGGCCGGCCTGAGCATGGTCTGCGTGCTGTTCATGCTGGTGGCGCCGGTGGGCGAAAGCGCGGCGGGCTGGGCGCGCATCGCCTATTCGGTGACGACGCTGTACGGCATCTACCTGGCCCTGCGCCAGTCGCGGCCGCCGCCACTGGTCCCGCACGCGCAACGGCCGGTCTCCACCGCAACACGATAA
- the fcl gene encoding GDP-L-fucose synthase, with the protein MADLDQYVFVAGHRGMVGSAIERELRQRGYRNIITRTHSELDLENQNQVNRFFCTQRVDTVYLAAAKVGGILANRDYPVDFLYRNLMMECNVIHAAHAAGVKRLLFLGSSCIYPKMAPQPMGEEVLLTGPLEPTNEPYAIAKIAGLKLCEAYNRQYGARYLCAMPTNLYGPNDNYDLESSHVLPALIRKFHEAREQGSPTVTIWGTGQPRREFLHVDDLARACVTLGESDSAQGVYNIGVGTDVSIAELAAMVAQAVGYHGELVYDTSKPDGTPRKLLDVSRIHALGWRAEMGLRQGIESTYHDYLRHAPRQALPLA; encoded by the coding sequence ATGGCGGACCTGGATCAGTACGTCTTTGTCGCCGGCCATCGCGGCATGGTCGGCTCGGCCATCGAGCGCGAGCTGCGCCAACGCGGCTACCGCAACATCATCACCCGCACGCACAGCGAACTGGACCTGGAGAACCAGAACCAGGTCAACCGCTTCTTCTGCACGCAGCGGGTGGATACGGTGTACCTGGCGGCGGCCAAGGTGGGCGGCATCCTGGCCAACCGGGATTATCCGGTGGACTTCCTGTACCGCAACCTGATGATGGAATGCAACGTCATCCATGCGGCGCATGCGGCCGGCGTCAAGCGACTGCTGTTCCTGGGCTCGTCGTGCATCTATCCCAAGATGGCGCCGCAGCCCATGGGCGAGGAGGTACTGCTGACCGGGCCGCTGGAGCCGACCAACGAGCCCTATGCCATCGCCAAGATCGCCGGATTGAAGTTGTGCGAAGCCTACAACCGCCAGTATGGCGCGCGCTACCTGTGCGCCATGCCGACGAACCTGTACGGCCCCAACGACAACTACGACCTGGAAAGCAGCCACGTGCTGCCGGCGCTGATCCGCAAGTTCCATGAAGCGCGCGAACAGGGCTCGCCCACCGTCACCATCTGGGGCACCGGGCAGCCGCGGCGCGAGTTCCTGCACGTGGACGACCTGGCGCGGGCCTGCGTCACGCTGGGCGAATCGGACAGCGCCCAAGGCGTCTATAACATCGGCGTCGGTACCGACGTGTCGATCGCGGAACTGGCCGCCATGGTGGCGCAGGCGGTGGGCTATCACGGCGAGCTGGTGTACGACACCAGCAAGCCGGACGGCACGCCGCGCAAGCTGCTGGACGTCAGCCGCATCCATGCGCTGGGCTGGCGCGCGGAAATGGGCCTGCGCCAGGGTATCGAGTCCACCTACCACGACTACCTGCGCCATGCCCCCCGGCAGGCGCTACCGCTTGCCTAG
- the gmd gene encoding GDP-mannose 4,6-dehydratase, giving the protein MPKRALITGITGQDGAYLAEFLLDKGYEVHGIKRRASLFNTARIDHLYQDPHTSPRNFVLHHGDMTDACSLIRIVQAVQPDEIYNLAAQSHVGVSFEEPEYTANADGLGTLRLLEAMRILKMEDRTRLYQASTSELYGMVQEVPQKETTPFYPRSPYAVAKLYAYWICVNYREAYGMYACNGILFNHESPRRGETFVTRKITRALARIALGLEDCLYLGNLSALRDWGHARDYVEMQWLMLQQDKPDDFVIATGMQYSVRDFINVAARELGLLLAWEGEGVNETATVLLSPAYDAVKPGQVIVRVDPRYFRPTEVETLLGDPTKAREKLGWTPRTSFEGLVKEMIASDLKEAQRDALVEQNGYEVYAYKE; this is encoded by the coding sequence ATGCCAAAACGGGCATTGATTACGGGAATTACCGGCCAGGACGGCGCCTATCTCGCCGAATTCCTGCTGGACAAGGGCTATGAGGTGCACGGCATCAAACGCCGCGCCTCCTTGTTCAATACGGCCCGTATCGACCATCTGTACCAGGATCCGCACACCAGCCCGCGCAACTTCGTGCTGCATCACGGCGACATGACCGACGCCTGCAGCCTGATCCGCATCGTCCAGGCCGTGCAGCCGGATGAAATCTACAACCTGGCCGCGCAAAGCCACGTCGGCGTCTCGTTCGAAGAACCCGAGTACACCGCCAACGCCGACGGCCTGGGCACCCTGCGCCTGCTGGAAGCGATGCGCATCCTGAAAATGGAGGACCGCACCCGCCTGTACCAGGCGTCCACCTCCGAGCTGTACGGGATGGTGCAGGAAGTCCCCCAGAAGGAGACCACGCCCTTCTACCCGCGCAGCCCCTATGCGGTCGCCAAGCTGTACGCCTACTGGATCTGCGTGAACTACCGCGAAGCCTACGGCATGTACGCCTGCAACGGCATCCTGTTCAACCACGAATCGCCGCGCCGCGGGGAAACCTTCGTCACGCGCAAGATCACGCGCGCGCTGGCCCGCATCGCCCTGGGCCTGGAAGACTGCCTGTACCTGGGCAACCTGTCCGCGCTGCGCGACTGGGGCCATGCGCGCGACTACGTCGAGATGCAATGGCTGATGCTGCAGCAGGACAAGCCGGATGACTTCGTGATCGCCACGGGGATGCAATACAGCGTGCGCGACTTCATCAACGTCGCCGCGCGCGAGCTGGGCCTGCTGCTGGCCTGGGAAGGCGAAGGCGTGAACGAAACCGCGACGGTGCTGCTGAGCCCGGCCTATGACGCCGTCAAGCCCGGCCAGGTGATCGTGCGCGTCGACCCGCGCTACTTCCGCCCGACCGAAGTCGAGACCCTGCTGGGCGACCCCACCAAGGCCCGCGAGAAGCTGGGCTGGACGCCGCGCACGAGCTTCGAAGGCCTGGTGAAGGAAATGATCGCCAGCGACCTGAAGGAAGCCCAGCGCGACGCCCTGGTCGAGCAGAACGGCTACGAAGTGTACGCCTACAAGGAGTAG